Sequence from the Sphingobacteriaceae bacterium GW460-11-11-14-LB5 genome:
CTGTAGGTTTAACACAAGGCAAAGTTTTACACGCCGGTTCTGACGTTCGTGTTGAAGTGAACATTGTTGGCTCTCAAGATACAACAGGTTTAATGACCGCTCAGGAATTAGAGGCAATGGCTGCTACAGTTATTTCTCCAATTGTTGATGGTGCCTATCAATCAGGCTGCCATACCGCATCTGTGTGGGATAAAAAAGCACAGGCAAATATCCCTAAACTGATGAAGTTTATGAATGACTTCGGCGTGATTACTGCCCGCGACCCTAAAGGCGAATATCATTCCATGACCGATGTTATTCACAAAGTATTGAACGACATTACGATTGATGAATGGGCAATCATCATCGGTGGCGACTCGCATACACGTATGTCTAAAGGGGTAGCTTTTGGTGCAGATTCGGGTACAGTGGCACTAGCACTGGCAACTGGCGAGGCCTCTATGCCAATTCCGGAGTCAGTAAAAGTAACCTTCAAAGGGCTGATGAAAGAACACATGGATTTCCGTGATGTGGTACACGCGACACAATTGCAAATGTTACAGCAGTTTGATGGTGAAAACGTATTCCAGGGTCGCATTATCGAGGTGCATATCGGTACTTTATTAGCCGATCAGGCCTTTACCTTTACCGACTGGACAGCAGAGATGAAAGCAAAAGCATCTATCTGTATTTCTCAGGACGATACTTTAATCCAATCGTTAGAAATTGCTAAAAATCGTATTCAAATCATGATAGACAAAGGTATGGATAACCATAACCAGGTTCTACAAGGTTTAATCAATAAAGCAAACAAACGTATTGAGGAAATTAAAACCGGTATTAAACCAGCTTTAATGCCAGATGATAATGCCAAATATTATGCTGAAGTTGTAATCGATTTGGATCTAATTGAAGAACCAATGATTGCCGACCCGGATGTAAATAACGCAGATGTTTCTAAACGTTATACCCATGACACCATCAGAGACTTAACTTTTTATGGTGGCGATAAAAAAGTAGATCTTGGCTTTGTAGGTTCTTGTATGGTGCATAAAGACGATTTAAAAATCGTTTCACAGATGTTGAAAAACGTAGAAACTCAAACCGGTAAAGTAGAGTTTAAAGCGCCGTTGGTAGTTGCAGCCCCTACTTACAATATCATCGATGAGTTGAAAGCAGAAGGCGACTGGGAATATTTACAGAAATACTCTGGGTTTGAATTCAGCGATGCCTTACCAAAAAGCGCAGCACGTACAGAATATGAGAATATCATGTACTTAGAACGTCCGGGTTGTAACCTTTGCATGGGTAACCAGGAGAAAGCGGCAAAAGGCGACACCGTAATGGCTACATCTACACGTTTATTCCAGGGTCGTGTGGTAGAAGATAAAGATGGTAAAAAAGGAGAGTCTTTACTGGCATCTACACCAGTAGTCGTTCTTTCTGCTATTTTAGGACGTATTCCAAGTATTGAAGAATATAAAGTAGCGGTAGAAGGTATTAACTTAACCAAGTTTACCCCTATTTCTACAAAACAATAAGAAACAAATAAACATATTTTATTGTTAATAAAGCATGAAGGCTATCCGATAATCAGATAGCCTTTTTATTTACACTAACAATTGGATAGAATGGTTTTAAATAACATAATTTGACAAATCTTAAAAATAAGTCTATTAAAAATTGTTTAATTTAGTTAGTGTTGTTATTGACAATAATTTTAAAAAAATAAAGTATGGCTTTTGATATAGACATGATTAAAAAGGTTTATGCAAACTTTGGCAGCCGCGTTGAGGCTGCGCGTAAAGTAGTTGGCAGACCTTTAACATTATCTGAAAAAATATTGTATGCGCACCTTTGGGATGGAGATCCTAAAACGGCATTTAAACGTGGTTCTGACTACGTAGATTTTGCACCAGATCGTGTTGCGATGCAGGATGCAACTGCGCAAATGGCATTATTGCAATTTATGCAGGCTGGCCGTCCACAAGTGGCTGTGCCTTCTACGGTTCATTGCGATCACTTAATTACGGCTAAAGAAGGTGCTGCTATAGATTTACCTCATGCCAAAACCGAAAGTGCTGAAGTTTTTGATTTCTTATCTTCTGTTTCGAATAAATACGGTATCGGTTTCTGGAAACCAGGAGCAGGTATTATTCACCAGGTCGTTTTAGAGAATTATGCTTTCCCGGGTGGAATGATGATCGGAACTGACTCGCATACTGTAAATGCAGGTGGTTTGGGTATGGTTGCCATTGGTGTTGGTGGTGCTGACGCCTGTGATGTAATGGCCGGTTTACCCTGGGAGCTTAAATTCCCTAAATTAATCGGTGTAAAATTAACAGGAAAATTAAACGGCTGGACCGCTGCCAAAGATGTTATTCTTAAAGTTGCGGGTATCCTTACCGTAAAAGGTGGTACCGGTGCAATTGTAGAATATTTTGGCGATGGCGCAACTTCAATGAGCTGTACCGGTAAAGGCACCATTTGTAACATGGGTGCCGAAATTGGTGCCACCACTTCTACTTTCGGATATGATGAAAGCATGGAACGTTATTTACGTGCTACCGGCAGAAATGAAGTTGCTGATGAAGCCAACAAAATTGCCGCATATTTAACAGGTGATGCAGAAGTTTATGCTGACCCTGAAAACTATTTCGATCAGGTCATTGAGATCGATTTAGATACTTTAGAGCCTTATTTAAATGGTCCTTTTACGCCGGATTTAGCTACTCCGGTTTCACAAATGAAAGTGGAGGCAGAGAAAAACGGCTGGCCTTTAAAGGTAGAATGGGGCTTAATTGGTTCTTGTACCAACTCTTCTTACGAGGATTTATCAAGAGCGGCTTCTATCGCAAACCAGGCCATTGCAAAAGGATTAGTAACTAAAGCTGACTTTGGCATTAATCCAGGTTCTGAGCAAGTACGTTATACTGCAGATCGCGATGGTTTCTTAAAAACTTTCGAAGATTTAAATGCAACCATCTTCACAAACGCCTGCGGACCATGTATTGGTATGTGGGACCGTACAGGTGCAGAAAAAGCAGAAAAAAATACCATTGTACACTCATTTAACAGAAACTTTGCTAAACGTGCGGATGGTAACCCTAATACTTTCGCTTTCGTGGCTTCACCAGAAATGGTTGCCGCAATTGCCATTTCAGGTAATTTAGGCTTTAATCCATTAACTGATACATTAACCAACGATAAAGGCGAACAGGTTAAATTAGATCCACCTACTGGTTTTGAATTGCCAACAAAAGGTTTCGCGGTAGAAGATGCAGGTTATCAGGCACCGGCAGCAGATGGTTCGTCCGTTCAGGTTTTGGTTTCTCCAACGTCACACCGTTTACAATTATTAGATCCATTTACGCCTTGGGAAGGTACTGACCTACAAGGTTTGAAACTTTTAATCAAAGCTAAAGGTAAATGTACAACAGATCATATCTCGATGGCTGGTCCATGGTTAAAATTCCGTGGTCACTTAGATAACATTTCTAACAACATGCTTATTGGTGCAGTAAATTACTTCAACGATAAAACCGATAACGTTAAAAATGAATTAACTGGCGAGTATGGCCCGGTTCCAGCAACCCAACGCGATTACAAAGCGGCAGGTTTGGGTTCTATCGTTGTTGGTGACGAAAACTATGGTGAAGGTTCATCTCGTGAACATGCTGCTATGGAACCTCGCCATTTAGGTGTTCGTGCTGTATTGGTAAAATCTTTTGCCCGTATCCACGAAACCAACCTGAAGAAACAAGGCATGTTAGGTTTAACTTTTGCTGATAAAGATGATTATGATAAAATTTTAGAAGATGATACCATCGATATCTTAGGCTTAACAGAATTTACGCCAGACCAGCCATTAACCTTAGTGTTACACCATGCAGATGGTACACAAGAGTCGTTCCCGGTTAACCATAGTTATAACGCACAACAAATTGATTGGTTTAAAGCGGGTGGTGCACTCAATATTATTCGGGCTGAGGCTGCTGCGAAAGCTGCGCTTTAATGGTCTTGAAAGTACATAGTCTTTAGTCCTAAGTCTAAAGCCAAAATATCAATCCCGTTCTGTTAAATCAGAACGGGATTTTTTTATTTGGAAACTACCATATTAGTTCTATTTTTGCCAGTAAAATAAACTAATCAAATTAATGAAAAAGCTCTTTCTTTGTGCCATTACGGCCATGACTTTCTTTTGTGCAAAAGCACAGGATGCCCAAAACACAATCAAAATCAACCCTTTAAGTGCATTACTAAAAACAGGTTCTGTATTTTATGAACGTAAATTGAACGATGGCGTTTCTTTACAACTGGGTGTAGCCTATACCGGTTTAAAACTGGATGATGTTAAATTTACTGGTGTTGCCATTACGCCAGAAGTTCGCTTCTACTTGAAACAAAAAGCAATTAGCGGCTTATATGCAGCCCCTTTTCTGAGATACCAGGATTATACGGTTACCGATGGTACTGATAAAGGAAATTACAATTCATTTGGTGGCGGTGCATTAATCGGACGCCAATGGGTATATGGAAGCGGTTTTGTATTGGATATTTTCTTTGGTCCAAGTTATAACAATGGAAATTATAAAGCTACACAAGGCAACAATGAACCTGATATTAAAGGTGGTATTGAAGGTTTCGGACTTCGTACTGGTATTGCTTTAGGTTTCGGCTTTTAATTAGATATTCTTTTAAAAAAATAATCCCGTACTGTTAAGTCAGGACGGGATTATTTTATCATACCCATAATTACTTAACATGAAAAAACTTTTATTATCATTTGCCATCCTGGCGATATTTAATTTAACAGCGTGCAAAAAAACGGAGTCTGAAAATAATTCTATTGTCGGTAAATGGCAAGTTGAATCATATGTAATCACTAATTTCGAAAATACAGGAAAAGATCAGGACGATACCAAAGGCGAAAGCCCGAGGCCAACTTTAGACTTTAAAGAAGACGGTAGTTTACATGCTATTTTTTATTTCAAAGATGTGCAAGGAAACAACCAGAATACAATAGAAGATGTGCAGGTAAAATATACTGTTGCTGGTGACAAATTAAACCTCAGTGGGAATTTAGCCTTTAACCACAATAGTTTTAACTTTTCTATCTCAAACAATATCTTGATTTTGAAGAGAACCGATAAATCAAGCATTGGAAGTAAGAACGGGGAGACATATACCGAAAATACAACGATTACTGCTCGTAAATTATAAGGTTACAATATTTTTTGTGAGATAGCACACCAATCCCGTACTGTTAAGTCAGGACGGGATTTTTTATTTTAGAAGGGACAAAGTCTGGATAGAGAGGTTTATCCCTTTCAGTACATGAACTCTATAGCCCCGGGCACAGCGGCATCCCTGAAGCACAGCGAAAGGATATAGTGGAGCACGGGAACAGACTTTAATAGCTGCTACTGGTCTTGCGCTTCAAACGAAAATCTTTATTTTTTGTTGAAAATCGGCTTCATTGCCTGTCCGTTTGGGTAGTCCTTCTTTCCGCTTTTATCTTTTTGTGCTGCTAAGTGGATTGTTTTTGGTTGTGCAACAAAAAGTATAAGCGCTTCAATAAGGTTTATTAAACAAAGGCCTGTGCATTAAAAGCACAAATACACTATTGAAGAAAATTTTGCCTAATTTTTGCAGTCATCGGGTAACTAGCCCCCGGGCATAGCGGCATCCCTGAAGCGCAGCGAAAGGATATAGCGGAGCACGGGAACAGACTTTGATAGCTGCTACTGGCCTTGCGCTTCAAATGATGTTGTAAATAATTGCATTATGCTTTTGGAATTATTCAAACTCATAACCACAATCATAACAGTGGTGGCATTTATTGGCCTTAATCGGCGTCGTTAAAGTTAAAAAAGCAAGTACAGTTGCCCAAATGCTATATTTTTTATCGGTAGCCATCCCATAACCCACATTGGTTGAACCACATTTCTCACAAACCGTTTTATTATCTCCTGGTTCATCTTCATCAATAATGTCCTCCGATGAATCAAAGCCCAAACTATGGTCTTCGGCCAATAAAGCATTAATGGCCGCCACATCTCTTTCAAAAACAATAAGTTTTACACCACCAATAGCCTGATTGTAAAGTGGATTTAACGTGGCAACATTTTCATCGGCAAGGAAACAAGCAAATCCGCTGTCTTCCAATTTAGCCTTAATAATATTGGCCTCCATTGGATTATAATAGGTGCTGTAAACTACTGTTCTATCGTTCATAAATCAAACTTAAGAATTTGTTTAATAATGAAGAAGGAAACAGCGAAATATCAACTAACTTTTTAGGAAGTTCTGCCACCAATATCCGGAATCTTTAATGCTGCGTTCCTGAGTTTTAAAATCATTATAGATCAGTCCAAACCTTGCTGTAAAGCCCTCTGCCCATTCAAAATTATCCATTAATGTCCAGGCCATGTAACCGGTTACATTTATGCCTTCTTTTTTAAGTTTTAGCAGTGCTTTTAAATAAAGTTTAAAATATTCAATGCGTTCAGGGTCTTCTACCTTGCCATTGATTAATTTATCGTGATAAGCGGCGCCGTTCTCGGTGATCAGGATATTTTTGATATTTGGATAGGCAGCAAACTGTTTAACGATATTATAAAAACTATCTGCATTTACCTCCCACCCCATTGCAGTATGGGGCTTTTTTCTACTTTTGGCTTTAACCTCCCAGGCCTGAATAACCGGAATAAAGGCATTATACTTAACCACCAGCGGGAAATAATTTTGAAGACCAATAAAGTCAAAATCGAATTTCATGCGTTCGTGAAGTCGCCAGGTACCATATTCGATCTGAAATTTCTCTAACGCATCCCAATTGGCAGTTGGAAAACCCATGCCCTGCGTAGGTTCTACAAAAAGCCGGTTCATTAAACAATCAACCCGCCTGGCAACAAGCACATCACTATCACTT
This genomic interval carries:
- a CDS encoding bifunctional aconitate hydratase 2/2-methylisocitrate dehydratase, coding for MSIYNDYIQEIEDRKAQGLHPKPIDGAELLSEIITQIKNVNNINREEAVNFFIYNTLPGTTAAAAVKAQFLKEIILAEVIVAEITPDFAFELLSHMKGGPSIKVLLDIALADNGDKAKKAADVLKTQVYLYDADTDRLKDAYNNGNEIAKEILESYAKAEFFTKLPEVAEEIKVVTFIAGIGDISTDLLSPGNQAHSRSDRELHGKCMITPEAQEEIKALQAQHPDKSVMLVAEKGTMGVGSSRMSGVNNVALWTGKRSSPYVPFVNIAPIVGGTNGISPIFLTTVDVTGGIGIDLQNWVKKTDENGNVIRNEKDEPILEQRFSVETGTVLTINTKTKKLYNGEQELIDISKALTPQKMEFMKAGGSYAIIFGKKIQTFAAKTLGIEASSVFAPAKEVSYEGQGLTAVEKIFNRNAVGLTQGKVLHAGSDVRVEVNIVGSQDTTGLMTAQELEAMAATVISPIVDGAYQSGCHTASVWDKKAQANIPKLMKFMNDFGVITARDPKGEYHSMTDVIHKVLNDITIDEWAIIIGGDSHTRMSKGVAFGADSGTVALALATGEASMPIPESVKVTFKGLMKEHMDFRDVVHATQLQMLQQFDGENVFQGRIIEVHIGTLLADQAFTFTDWTAEMKAKASICISQDDTLIQSLEIAKNRIQIMIDKGMDNHNQVLQGLINKANKRIEEIKTGIKPALMPDDNAKYYAEVVIDLDLIEEPMIADPDVNNADVSKRYTHDTIRDLTFYGGDKKVDLGFVGSCMVHKDDLKIVSQMLKNVETQTGKVEFKAPLVVAAPTYNIIDELKAEGDWEYLQKYSGFEFSDALPKSAARTEYENIMYLERPGCNLCMGNQEKAAKGDTVMATSTRLFQGRVVEDKDGKKGESLLASTPVVVLSAILGRIPSIEEYKVAVEGINLTKFTPISTKQ
- a CDS encoding aconitate hydratase, whose amino-acid sequence is MAFDIDMIKKVYANFGSRVEAARKVVGRPLTLSEKILYAHLWDGDPKTAFKRGSDYVDFAPDRVAMQDATAQMALLQFMQAGRPQVAVPSTVHCDHLITAKEGAAIDLPHAKTESAEVFDFLSSVSNKYGIGFWKPGAGIIHQVVLENYAFPGGMMIGTDSHTVNAGGLGMVAIGVGGADACDVMAGLPWELKFPKLIGVKLTGKLNGWTAAKDVILKVAGILTVKGGTGAIVEYFGDGATSMSCTGKGTICNMGAEIGATTSTFGYDESMERYLRATGRNEVADEANKIAAYLTGDAEVYADPENYFDQVIEIDLDTLEPYLNGPFTPDLATPVSQMKVEAEKNGWPLKVEWGLIGSCTNSSYEDLSRAASIANQAIAKGLVTKADFGINPGSEQVRYTADRDGFLKTFEDLNATIFTNACGPCIGMWDRTGAEKAEKNTIVHSFNRNFAKRADGNPNTFAFVASPEMVAAIAISGNLGFNPLTDTLTNDKGEQVKLDPPTGFELPTKGFAVEDAGYQAPAADGSSVQVLVSPTSHRLQLLDPFTPWEGTDLQGLKLLIKAKGKCTTDHISMAGPWLKFRGHLDNISNNMLIGAVNYFNDKTDNVKNELTGEYGPVPATQRDYKAAGLGSIVVGDENYGEGSSREHAAMEPRHLGVRAVLVKSFARIHETNLKKQGMLGLTFADKDDYDKILEDDTIDILGLTEFTPDQPLTLVLHHADGTQESFPVNHSYNAQQIDWFKAGGALNIIRAEAAAKAAL